One part of the Neodiprion virginianus isolate iyNeoVirg1 chromosome 3, iyNeoVirg1.1, whole genome shotgun sequence genome encodes these proteins:
- the LOC124301469 gene encoding barrier-to-autointegration factor-like: MSSTSQKHRNFAAEPMREKPVTELAGVGEDLGKRMEAAGYDKAYLILGRYLVLRKDKELFQEWMKDTCNANEEQSRDCYQCLFDWCKQFL; this comes from the exons ATGTCCAGCACATCGCAAAAGCACAGAAACTTCGCAGCTGAACCAATGAGAGAAAAGCCGGTGACTGAACTTGCTGGTGTCGGTGAAGATTTAGGCAAAAGAATGGAGGCGGCTGGTTATGATAAG GCTTATCTTATTCTCGGCCGATATTTGGTTCTGAGGAAGGATAAAGAGTTGTTTCAAGAATGGATGAAAGATACATGCAACGCAAATGAAGAACAGTCTCGAGATTGCTACCAGTGCCTTTTTGATTGGTGTAAACAGTTCTTGTAA